A single genomic interval of Cellvibrio sp. PSBB023 harbors:
- the aroA gene encoding 3-phosphoshikimate 1-carboxyvinyltransferase, with translation MEFFDLAPVTRAHGLVHLPGSKSISNRTLLLAALAQGETDIRDLLKSDDTDRMLEALAALGVSVTKTGENDYRVVGTGGSFLNKEADLFLGNAGTAFRPLTAALALSGGTYKLHGVARMHERPIGDLVDALRQIGADITYLGQEGFPPLLIKPAQIAAHGSIKIRGDVSSQFLTALLMALPMTGKETQIELVSELISKPYIEITLKLMAQFGVNVQRDGWERFTVPAATGYVSPGTVYVEGDASSASYFLAAGALGGGPLRVQGVGANSIQGDVAFADALAAIGVTITKGENWIEASAPSLPLKAFDRDFNHIPDAAMTLAVVALFCDGPSRLTNIASWRVKETDRIAAMAAELRKLGAIVEEGEDWLRITPVKNLIAHAAIDTYDDHRMAMCFSLATFGGVPVRINDPKCTAKTFPTYFDVFASVVK, from the coding sequence ATGGAATTTTTCGATCTCGCTCCCGTTACCCGCGCCCATGGCCTTGTGCATTTGCCTGGTTCCAAGAGTATCTCCAACCGCACGCTGTTGCTGGCGGCCTTGGCGCAGGGTGAGACGGATATTCGCGACTTGCTGAAGTCTGATGATACCGACCGCATGCTGGAGGCCTTGGCGGCGCTGGGTGTGAGCGTGACCAAAACTGGCGAGAATGATTATCGCGTAGTTGGCACGGGCGGCAGTTTTCTTAATAAAGAGGCTGACTTGTTCCTCGGCAATGCCGGTACGGCGTTTCGCCCGCTGACGGCGGCGTTGGCGCTGAGCGGTGGCACCTATAAATTGCACGGTGTGGCGCGTATGCATGAGCGCCCGATTGGCGATTTGGTCGATGCGCTGCGTCAGATAGGTGCAGATATCACTTATCTCGGGCAGGAAGGTTTTCCGCCGTTGCTGATCAAACCTGCGCAGATCGCTGCACATGGCAGCATCAAAATCCGCGGTGATGTGTCCAGCCAATTCCTGACCGCTTTGCTGATGGCCTTGCCCATGACCGGCAAAGAAACCCAAATCGAATTAGTGAGTGAGCTGATCTCCAAGCCCTACATTGAGATCACGCTCAAGTTGATGGCACAGTTTGGCGTAAACGTTCAGCGCGATGGTTGGGAGCGTTTTACCGTGCCGGCGGCGACGGGTTATGTCAGCCCTGGCACTGTTTATGTAGAGGGTGATGCATCCTCCGCTTCTTACTTCCTCGCGGCAGGTGCATTGGGCGGTGGCCCGCTGCGCGTGCAAGGCGTCGGTGCCAATAGTATTCAGGGAGATGTGGCCTTTGCCGATGCGCTTGCTGCAATCGGTGTGACTATTACCAAAGGTGAAAACTGGATTGAAGCTTCAGCGCCGTCGCTGCCGCTTAAGGCCTTTGATCGCGATTTCAACCATATTCCCGATGCCGCTATGACTCTCGCGGTTGTGGCGCTGTTTTGCGATGGCCCCTCGCGCTTGACCAATATCGCCAGTTGGCGCGTGAAAGAAACCGATCGTATCGCCGCGATGGCGGCCGAGTTGCGCAAGTTGGGTGCGATTGTGGAGGAGGGGGAAGATTGGCTGCGCATTACACCGGTAAAAAATTTAATTGCCCATGCGGCAATCGATACCTACGACGATCACCGCATGGCGATGTGCTTTTCGCTCGCCACTTTTGGTGGTGTGCCGGTGCGTATCAACGATCCTAAATGTACCGCCAAAACTTTCCCCACCTATTTCGATGTATTTGCATCGGTAGTGAAGTAA
- a CDS encoding thioesterase family protein yields MDKELFSLDFKVRDYECDMQGIVNNSVYQNYLEHARHEYLLAKGVDFAELTRQKIHLVVVRAELDYKLPLASGDEFYVTVNVESSSRVRFDFLQNIYRKSDNKLMLAAKITGTSLNERGRPFVPEVIERLFGSNTDTL; encoded by the coding sequence ATGGATAAGGAATTATTTTCGCTCGACTTTAAGGTGCGTGACTATGAATGCGATATGCAGGGCATAGTGAACAACAGCGTCTATCAAAATTATCTGGAGCATGCGCGCCACGAATATTTGCTCGCCAAAGGCGTGGATTTTGCCGAGCTGACGCGCCAGAAAATTCATCTAGTGGTTGTGCGTGCCGAACTGGATTACAAACTGCCTCTGGCCAGTGGCGACGAGTTTTATGTCACGGTAAATGTTGAGTCGTCATCGCGTGTGCGGTTTGATTTTTTGCAGAATATTTATCGCAAGAGCGACAACAAACTGATGCTTGCGGCCAAAATCACTGGCACCTCGCTCAATGAACGTGGTCGGCCCTTTGTGCCGGAGGTTATTGAGCGGTTGTTTGGCAGCAATACTGATACGCTCTAG
- a CDS encoding carboxypeptidase M32, whose translation MSYQALQQHFVKISHFQHLSAITQWDQAAMMPAGGNDARGAALAELSVLIHQLTTAPQLSDWIDVAENEPLSPTEKASLAAIKHRWQQATLLPEQLVMAQSLANSECEHAWREQRTNNDWAGFKTNLAKVVDLAREEAAIRADAAGLSRYDAMLDIYEPGMSSATLDALFGEVKTWLPDFIVRAEARQESRNIIHPQGPFPIAQQKALGLAVMKQLGFDFNHGRLDVSAHPFCGGVPTDVRITTRYDENDFMKALFGVIHETGHARYEQNLPKAWAGLPVGEARSMGVHESQSLFFEMQLARSAEFAQLLAPMVKDFLGRTQDAAFSEQNIYALNTRVKRDFIRVDADELTYPAHVILRYEIERALIEGEIRVDDIPALWNEKMQAYLGLSTEGNYRHGCMQDIHWAGGAFGYFPSYTLGAMYAAQEFAAVERVVPQLRGKIAAGDFGELFDWLNTTIWSKASLLATDELMVTATGEPLNACYFKAHLERRYLMGE comes from the coding sequence ATGTCGTACCAAGCACTGCAACAGCACTTTGTAAAAATTTCCCACTTTCAGCACCTGTCAGCTATTACCCAATGGGATCAGGCCGCAATGATGCCTGCCGGTGGCAACGACGCGCGCGGAGCTGCATTGGCTGAGCTCTCGGTATTAATTCATCAGCTCACTACGGCACCGCAATTAAGTGACTGGATTGATGTGGCTGAAAATGAACCTCTATCTCCCACTGAAAAAGCGAGCCTCGCCGCTATAAAACACCGCTGGCAGCAGGCGACCTTGTTACCGGAACAACTGGTGATGGCACAATCGCTTGCCAATTCCGAGTGTGAACACGCTTGGCGTGAACAACGTACCAACAATGATTGGGCCGGGTTTAAAACCAATTTAGCCAAGGTCGTGGATTTGGCGCGCGAGGAGGCAGCTATTCGTGCGGATGCTGCTGGTTTAAGCCGCTACGATGCCATGTTGGATATTTATGAGCCGGGCATGAGCAGTGCAACTCTGGATGCATTATTCGGCGAAGTGAAAACATGGCTGCCGGATTTTATTGTGCGTGCCGAGGCGCGCCAGGAAAGTAGAAATATCATTCATCCACAAGGGCCGTTTCCTATCGCACAGCAAAAAGCATTAGGGCTGGCAGTGATGAAACAGTTGGGTTTTGATTTTAATCACGGCCGTTTGGATGTGAGTGCCCATCCATTTTGTGGCGGCGTGCCAACAGATGTGCGTATTACCACACGCTATGACGAAAACGATTTTATGAAAGCGCTGTTTGGTGTGATCCATGAAACCGGACATGCGCGTTATGAGCAAAATCTACCAAAAGCCTGGGCCGGTTTGCCTGTGGGCGAGGCGCGCTCCATGGGCGTACATGAATCGCAAAGTTTATTTTTTGAAATGCAATTGGCGCGCTCAGCGGAGTTTGCGCAGTTGCTGGCGCCCATGGTGAAAGATTTTTTGGGGCGCACGCAAGATGCGGCCTTTAGTGAGCAGAATATTTATGCGCTTAATACCCGTGTAAAACGCGATTTTATCCGTGTGGATGCCGATGAGCTTACCTATCCTGCCCATGTCATATTGCGTTATGAAATAGAGCGCGCGTTGATTGAAGGCGAGATAAGGGTGGATGATATTCCTGCACTGTGGAATGAAAAAATGCAGGCCTATTTAGGCTTGTCCACAGAGGGAAATTATCGCCATGGCTGCATGCAGGATATTCACTGGGCCGGTGGTGCGTTTGGTTATTTCCCGTCGTACACCTTGGGTGCTATGTATGCTGCACAAGAGTTTGCGGCAGTGGAGCGTGTTGTTCCGCAATTGCGTGGCAAAATTGCGGCGGGTGATTTTGGTGAACTATTTGATTGGCTGAATACTACTATTTGGAGTAAGGCCAGCTTATTAGCAACCGATGAACTGATGGTAACAGCAACGGGTGAGCCCTTGAATGCCTGCTACTTTAAAGCGCACCTTGAGCGCCGCTATTTAATGGGTGAATAA
- the yegD gene encoding molecular chaperone, whose translation MFVGFDYGTSNCAMSFIHEGRAQLIPLYDNNAFVPSTLYALERAFIAELVATQLTDGDDKRAYAQSRAALLSQARAGKLEHDLESVREGIFFGTEAIEHYIVAPSDGYFIKSPKSFLGASGLRQQSVDFFEDVVAAMMLNVKNRAEQYLQKTITQVVIGRPVNFQGINAQESNQQAQSILAAAGKRIGFTHIEFLFEPLAAGFDFETRLTENKTVLVVDVGGGTTDCSMVLMGPQHSQQLDRAQDFLGHTGERVGGNDFDIQLAQKILMPHVGMLSPLKTGLPMPLMPFVNAMSINDIGAQTEFYDTKTGTLLERLARETLEPELLTRFINMREGKHNFAVVREAELGKIALSTQAQHRFPLDFIESNLAPECSATDYANASAQLLQKIAALIREATQQAGTHPDLVYITGGSAKSPLIRQVVRDLFGEEIAIVDGDHFGSVAAGLGVWAERVFHQ comes from the coding sequence ATGTTTGTTGGTTTTGATTACGGTACGTCCAATTGCGCCATGTCCTTTATCCATGAAGGTCGGGCGCAATTAATCCCACTCTATGACAATAATGCATTTGTACCTTCCACACTCTATGCGCTGGAGCGTGCGTTTATCGCTGAGTTGGTGGCGACGCAATTAACGGATGGCGATGATAAGCGTGCCTATGCCCAAAGTCGCGCTGCACTCTTAAGTCAGGCGCGTGCCGGAAAGTTGGAGCATGATCTTGAATCCGTGCGCGAGGGAATATTTTTTGGTACGGAGGCTATTGAACATTATATTGTCGCGCCCAGTGACGGCTATTTTATTAAATCGCCCAAGTCCTTTTTAGGTGCGAGCGGTTTGCGTCAGCAATCGGTCGATTTTTTTGAAGATGTTGTCGCTGCCATGATGCTCAACGTGAAAAACCGCGCAGAGCAATATTTACAAAAAACCATCACGCAGGTAGTGATTGGTCGCCCGGTGAACTTCCAGGGTATTAACGCACAAGAGAGTAACCAGCAGGCGCAATCGATTCTGGCGGCGGCGGGTAAACGCATTGGTTTTACCCATATTGAATTTTTATTTGAGCCGCTTGCTGCCGGGTTTGATTTTGAAACTCGCCTGACAGAAAACAAAACTGTCCTGGTTGTGGATGTAGGCGGCGGCACGACTGACTGCTCCATGGTATTGATGGGGCCGCAACATAGCCAGCAATTGGATCGTGCGCAGGATTTTTTAGGCCACACAGGCGAACGTGTCGGCGGTAACGATTTTGATATCCAGCTTGCGCAAAAAATACTCATGCCTCATGTCGGTATGTTATCGCCCTTGAAAACCGGGCTGCCCATGCCGCTGATGCCGTTTGTGAATGCCATGTCGATTAATGATATAGGCGCACAAACGGAATTTTACGATACCAAAACCGGCACCCTGCTAGAGCGATTAGCGCGGGAAACCCTGGAGCCAGAATTGCTTACGCGTTTTATTAATATGCGTGAGGGCAAACATAACTTTGCTGTTGTGCGCGAGGCGGAACTGGGCAAGATTGCATTGTCTACCCAGGCACAACACCGGTTTCCTCTGGATTTTATTGAATCCAATTTGGCCCCCGAATGCAGTGCCACCGATTACGCTAATGCCAGTGCGCAACTTTTGCAAAAAATTGCGGCATTAATCCGCGAGGCAACACAGCAAGCGGGCACTCACCCGGATCTGGTGTATATCACTGGCGGCAGCGCCAAATCGCCACTGATTCGCCAGGTGGTACGCGATTTATTCGGCGAGGAGATCGCTATTGTCGATGGCGATCACTTTGGCAGTGTGGCGGCGGGGTTGGGTGTGTGGGCGGAGCGGGTTTTTCACCAATAG
- the asd gene encoding archaetidylserine decarboxylase (Phosphatidylserine decarboxylase is synthesized as a single chain precursor. Generation of the pyruvoyl active site from a Ser is coupled to cleavage of a Gly-Ser bond between the larger (beta) and smaller (alpha chains). It is an integral membrane protein.), whose product MNPKLFIGFQYLVPQHALSRAAGWLANSETPFIKNTFIKWFVKRYQVDMSLAAQENPLEYKHFNDFFTRALKPDARPIDTRETSIVCPADGAISQLGKIVNGRVFQAKGQDYSTAELLGGDEQLAAEFNEGEFATVYLSPRDYHRVHMPYGGKLRSMVSVPGDLFSVNTVTAENVPRLFSRNERLVAIFDTDIGPMAVVLVGAMIVAGIETVWDGAVAPFASREIATSHYPYQNIQLEKGAEMGRFKLGSTAIILFAKGKMQWDDKYQAGTPTKMGEVMGTKSV is encoded by the coding sequence ATGAATCCAAAACTGTTTATCGGCTTTCAATATCTGGTTCCCCAACATGCGCTGTCGCGCGCCGCTGGCTGGTTGGCCAATAGTGAAACGCCCTTTATCAAAAATACGTTTATCAAATGGTTTGTAAAACGCTACCAGGTGGATATGAGTCTCGCCGCGCAAGAGAATCCATTGGAATACAAACACTTCAATGATTTCTTCACCCGCGCCCTGAAGCCCGATGCACGCCCCATAGATACCCGCGAAACCAGCATCGTCTGCCCCGCTGACGGCGCCATCAGCCAATTGGGCAAGATCGTAAACGGCCGTGTTTTCCAGGCCAAAGGCCAGGACTACAGCACCGCAGAATTGCTCGGTGGCGATGAACAACTCGCCGCTGAATTTAATGAAGGCGAATTTGCGACGGTGTATTTATCGCCACGGGATTATCACCGCGTCCACATGCCTTACGGCGGCAAATTGCGCAGCATGGTCAGCGTTCCCGGCGACCTGTTTTCCGTCAATACCGTCACCGCCGAAAACGTACCGCGCCTGTTTTCGCGCAACGAGCGCTTGGTCGCAATTTTTGATACCGACATTGGCCCTATGGCCGTGGTATTGGTTGGCGCCATGATTGTGGCTGGCATAGAAACCGTATGGGACGGCGCTGTCGCCCCCTTTGCCAGCCGCGAAATCGCCACCTCGCACTACCCTTACCAAAATATCCAATTGGAAAAAGGCGCAGAAATGGGCCGCTTCAAGCTCGGCTCCACCGCCATCATTTTGTTCGCCAAGGGCAAAATGCAATGGGATGATAAATACCAAGCCGGAACGCCCACCAAAATGGGCGAAGTGATGGGAACGAAAAGCGTTTAA
- a CDS encoding MBL fold metallo-hydrolase, translating to MLQFQIIPVTHYQQNCTLLWCDETREAAVVDPGGDIARILAVVAEKGVTLRQILLTHGHMDHIGGTAELVAQASLPVIGPHADDVFWIDLLPQQAQMMGFKPVAGFVPDQLLNHGDKLKVGNAELDVLHCPGHTPGHVIFYNRAAQLALVGDVLFKGSIGRTDFPRGNHADLINAIRTRVLPLGDDVRFIPGHGPMSTFGNERRTNPFVADKHYG from the coding sequence GTGCTGCAATTCCAGATTATCCCCGTCACCCATTACCAACAAAACTGCACCTTGCTCTGGTGTGATGAAACCCGTGAGGCGGCAGTGGTTGACCCCGGTGGCGATATAGCGCGCATTTTGGCGGTTGTGGCTGAAAAAGGGGTGACGCTACGCCAGATCTTACTCACCCACGGCCATATGGATCATATCGGCGGCACCGCAGAGCTGGTCGCGCAGGCCTCATTACCCGTCATTGGCCCCCATGCTGATGATGTATTCTGGATTGACCTGCTGCCGCAACAAGCGCAGATGATGGGCTTCAAGCCCGTTGCCGGTTTTGTCCCGGATCAATTATTGAACCATGGCGATAAGCTCAAGGTGGGAAATGCCGAGCTGGATGTGCTGCATTGCCCGGGGCACACGCCCGGCCATGTGATTTTTTATAACCGCGCGGCGCAATTGGCATTGGTGGGTGATGTGTTGTTCAAGGGCTCTATCGGGCGCACAGATTTTCCGCGCGGTAACCACGCCGACCTGATCAATGCGATTCGCACACGCGTATTACCCCTGGGCGACGACGTGCGTTTTATTCCAGGCCACGGCCCTATGTCCACCTTTGGCAATGAGCGACGGACGAATCCTTTTGTCGCTGATAAACATTACGGTTAA
- a CDS encoding M48 family metallopeptidase, whose product MSLVTDLKKTKPGVDPHWNPGFDFSIVRSAKRRSISIEIRQAQVVIRAPVGVAEVLLLDFLRQKAQWVRQKIVEQTQRLEQLEPLVEPVYGAGAELPFLNERLTLVIGRGALAAIRRVDQQLHVILSTRSRLPDEQQIRQLLMRWYQQQALRVLTDKTLQLSTRMGLVCTAVTVKATRSKWGHCTNRGAIQYNWNILLAPEHIVDYLVAHEVCHLRHQNHSRDFWALVASVCSSFATDRAWLKANGARLSL is encoded by the coding sequence ATGTCGTTAGTGACTGATCTAAAAAAAACCAAACCGGGCGTTGATCCACACTGGAACCCCGGGTTTGATTTCAGCATTGTGCGCTCGGCCAAGCGGCGCAGCATCAGTATTGAAATTCGTCAGGCGCAGGTGGTTATCCGCGCTCCTGTGGGTGTGGCTGAGGTCTTGTTGCTGGACTTTTTGCGGCAAAAAGCGCAGTGGGTTCGGCAAAAAATCGTCGAGCAAACCCAACGATTGGAGCAACTTGAACCGCTGGTTGAGCCAGTGTATGGAGCGGGGGCGGAGCTACCTTTTTTGAATGAGCGTTTGACGCTGGTGATTGGGCGCGGTGCTTTGGCCGCCATTCGCCGGGTTGATCAACAGTTGCATGTGATTCTATCCACGCGCTCGCGCCTGCCCGATGAGCAGCAAATTCGCCAGTTGTTGATGCGCTGGTACCAACAGCAGGCGCTGCGAGTGCTAACCGATAAAACCCTGCAGTTAAGCACGCGCATGGGGCTGGTATGTACCGCAGTGACGGTGAAGGCGACGCGCTCCAAGTGGGGCCACTGCACCAATCGCGGGGCGATCCAATACAACTGGAATATACTGCTGGCACCTGAACACATAGTCGATTATCTTGTCGCACACGAAGTCTGTCATCTGCGCCATCAAAACCACAGCCGCGATTTTTGGGCTTTGGTCGCCAGTGTGTGTTCCTCTTTTGCGACCGATCGCGCCTGGTTAAAAGCGAACGGTGCGCGGCTCAGTTTATAA
- a CDS encoding DUF2750 domain-containing protein produces the protein MNDIPSIESAIEPLSDDPAENLDRFIVEAMELGCVWGLQGPDGWALSGSEDHDDIDVMPFWSQESFARAHCQDDWKDYQPVAVDLEEFLEDWLPGMHEDVLLVGINWNDALEGEEIEPLDLLEEFEQEMSD, from the coding sequence ATGAATGACATTCCCTCTATTGAAAGTGCTATCGAACCCCTGAGTGATGATCCCGCTGAAAACCTGGATCGTTTTATTGTGGAAGCTATGGAGCTGGGCTGTGTCTGGGGGCTGCAAGGCCCGGATGGCTGGGCGCTGAGCGGCTCTGAAGACCACGACGATATCGATGTAATGCCCTTCTGGTCGCAAGAAAGTTTTGCGCGCGCGCATTGCCAAGATGATTGGAAAGACTACCAACCGGTGGCCGTTGATCTGGAAGAATTTCTGGAGGACTGGTTGCCCGGTATGCACGAAGATGTGTTGCTGGTAGGCATTAATTGGAACGATGCGCTGGAAGGTGAAGAGATTGAACCGCTGGATTTACTGGAAGAATTTGAACAGGAAATGAGCGATTAA
- a CDS encoding LEA type 2 family protein translates to MISSPNPIALQAKSWMQVFVVSLCLLFAGCAAIKPKLEQPTVKVAGLQLLPAQGLLQPIEVSLLVTNPNDRDLTLRGMSYAIGIESFDVLSGVSDQLPTLAAYQETPVKVVVTANVLQLVRLIEHFGRNGMKENVDYNFSAKLDFSAWLPALRVNEKGSIPLVAKKR, encoded by the coding sequence ATGATTTCATCACCCAATCCCATCGCCTTGCAGGCAAAATCATGGATGCAGGTTTTTGTGGTTAGCCTGTGTTTATTGTTTGCAGGTTGTGCGGCAATCAAGCCCAAGCTGGAGCAGCCAACGGTTAAAGTCGCCGGGTTGCAATTGTTGCCCGCCCAGGGCTTGTTGCAGCCGATTGAGGTGAGCCTGTTGGTCACCAACCCGAATGATCGTGACCTGACATTGCGCGGTATGTCCTACGCCATTGGCATTGAGAGTTTTGATGTGCTGAGCGGCGTTAGCGATCAGTTGCCCACTTTGGCGGCTTATCAGGAGACACCGGTAAAAGTGGTTGTTACCGCCAATGTCTTGCAATTGGTGCGTTTGATTGAGCATTTTGGCCGCAATGGCATGAAAGAAAATGTTGATTATAATTTTTCCGCCAAACTGGATTTTAGCGCGTGGTTACCAGCACTGCGCGTGAATGAAAAAGGTTCAATCCCACTGGTTGCCAAAAAACGATAA
- the parC gene encoding DNA topoisomerase IV subunit A → MTDDIVLPEADERIALKDYTEKAYLDYSMYVILDRALPHIGDGLKPVQRRIVYAMSELGLKASAKYKKSARTVGDVIGKFHPHGDSASYEAMVLMAQPFSYRYTLVDGQGNWGSPDDPKSFAAMRYTESRLTKYSEVLLEELGQGTVDWQPNFDGTLEEPMVLPARVPNVLLNGTTGIAVGMATDIPPHNLREVVNACVHLLDNPQATINDLCQHILGPDMPTEAEIISPREELIKMYETGRGSVRMRAVWQKDEESGDIIITALPHQVSGAKILEQIAAQMQAKKLPMVADLRDESDHENPTRLVIIPRSNRVDLEQVMQHLFATTELERTYRVNMNMIGIDGRPAVKSLVKILSEWLSFRTVTTRRRLQHRLEKVEERLLRLAALMVVFLNVDEVIRIIREEDNPKPVLMKRFNLIEMQAEYILETKLRQLARLEEMKILEEKTALEKERDGLLKILDSAVKLKNLVRKELIQIADAFGDDRRSPIVARAEAQALSETELLSVDPVTVVISDKGWIRAAKGHDIDPTGLSYKAGDSFKFAVQGKSNQQVILIDSTGRSYSVPAHNLPSARGQGEPLSGRISPPSGATFEGALMGADTQRVLIASDAGYGFVAKLEDLTSKNKAGKALLTLPEGAQVLPPQLINSPEQVQLAAVSNDGRLLVFPVTELPELAKGKGNKIMNIPAAKVQTREEFVVALAVIHPGQLLTLHSGKRFITLKAADLEHYKGERGRRGNKLPRGFQKVDKAEVSDK, encoded by the coding sequence ATGACTGACGACATCGTACTGCCCGAAGCCGATGAACGCATCGCGCTTAAAGATTACACCGAGAAAGCCTATCTCGATTATTCCATGTATGTCATTCTCGACCGCGCCCTGCCGCATATTGGCGATGGTTTGAAGCCGGTACAGCGTCGCATTGTGTATGCGATGAGTGAGCTGGGCTTAAAAGCCAGCGCCAAATATAAAAAATCGGCGCGCACCGTGGGTGATGTGATTGGTAAATTCCATCCGCACGGCGACTCAGCTTCCTACGAGGCAATGGTGTTAATGGCACAGCCATTTTCCTATCGCTACACACTGGTTGATGGTCAGGGAAACTGGGGTTCACCCGATGATCCCAAATCGTTTGCGGCGATGCGTTACACCGAATCGCGTCTCACCAAATACAGCGAAGTATTGCTGGAAGAATTGGGGCAGGGCACGGTGGATTGGCAGCCCAACTTTGACGGCACGCTGGAGGAGCCGATGGTGCTGCCCGCGCGCGTCCCCAACGTGTTATTAAACGGCACCACCGGTATTGCAGTGGGCATGGCGACGGATATTCCGCCGCACAATTTGCGCGAAGTGGTGAATGCCTGTGTACATTTGCTCGATAATCCGCAGGCGACGATCAACGATTTATGCCAGCACATTCTTGGCCCGGATATGCCTACCGAGGCGGAAATTATTTCGCCGCGTGAAGAACTGATCAAAATGTACGAGACCGGGCGCGGCAGTGTGCGCATGCGTGCGGTCTGGCAAAAGGATGAAGAATCCGGCGATATTATTATCACCGCACTGCCGCATCAGGTGAGCGGTGCAAAAATCCTCGAGCAAATTGCTGCGCAAATGCAGGCGAAAAAATTGCCGATGGTTGCCGATTTGCGCGATGAATCTGACCATGAAAATCCCACTCGCCTGGTAATTATCCCGCGCTCCAATCGCGTTGATTTGGAACAGGTGATGCAACATTTGTTTGCTACCACCGAGCTTGAGCGTACCTATCGCGTCAACATGAACATGATCGGTATCGATGGTCGCCCGGCGGTGAAATCGCTGGTTAAAATTTTGAGCGAGTGGCTCAGTTTCAGAACGGTTACTACGCGCCGTCGTTTGCAGCATCGCCTGGAAAAAGTGGAAGAGCGCTTGCTGCGCTTGGCGGCCTTGATGGTGGTGTTCCTCAATGTGGATGAAGTGATTCGCATTATCCGCGAGGAAGATAATCCCAAGCCCGTGCTCATGAAGCGTTTCAACCTGATTGAAATGCAAGCCGAATATATTCTGGAAACCAAATTGCGCCAGTTAGCGCGTTTGGAAGAAATGAAAATTCTGGAAGAGAAAACTGCGCTGGAAAAAGAACGTGATGGTTTGCTCAAAATTCTTGATTCAGCGGTGAAATTAAAAAATCTGGTGCGCAAAGAATTAATTCAAATCGCCGACGCCTTTGGTGATGATCGTCGCTCACCCATTGTGGCGCGCGCCGAAGCACAAGCGCTGAGCGAAACGGAATTGCTCAGTGTTGACCCGGTGACGGTGGTGATTTCTGACAAAGGCTGGATTCGCGCCGCCAAAGGTCACGATATAGACCCAACCGGCTTGAGTTACAAAGCGGGCGACAGTTTCAAATTTGCAGTGCAAGGCAAGAGTAATCAGCAGGTTATTTTGATCGACTCAACCGGGCGCAGCTATTCAGTCCCAGCGCACAACTTGCCCTCCGCACGGGGGCAGGGCGAGCCTTTGAGTGGCCGCATCAGTCCGCCCAGCGGTGCAACCTTTGAGGGCGCATTGATGGGTGCTGATACGCAACGCGTGCTGATTGCATCCGATGCCGGTTACGGTTTTGTTGCCAAGTTGGAAGACCTCACCAGTAAAAACAAAGCCGGTAAAGCACTGCTGACCCTGCCGGAAGGTGCGCAAGTATTACCGCCGCAATTAATTAATTCACCCGAGCAGGTGCAGTTGGCTGCTGTGAGTAACGATGGCCGCCTGCTGGTATTCCCGGTGACTGAATTGCCTGAACTGGCAAAAGGCAAGGGCAACAAAATTATGAATATACCGGCAGCCAAGGTACAAACACGCGAAGAGTTTGTCGTGGCGTTGGCCGTTATTCACCCCGGCCAATTGTTAACCCTGCATTCGGGCAAGCGCTTTATTACCTTAAAAGCTGCAGACCTTGAGCATTACAAAGGCGAGCGTGGTCGCCGCGGTAATAAACTGCCGCGCGGTTTCCAAAAGGTGGATAAAGCAGAAGTGAGTGATAAATAA
- a CDS encoding PilZ domain-containing protein, with product MSDKEQRRHVRTNFSCRINIAHDSIGELQVKTRDVSDGGVFVVLEPEHIPPVGTRLKGQVQGLMEDAPVLEMEVVRVEPSGVGLRFVQAD from the coding sequence ATGAGTGATAAAGAACAGCGTCGTCATGTGCGCACCAATTTTAGTTGCCGCATTAACATCGCCCATGACTCCATCGGCGAGTTGCAGGTTAAAACGCGCGATGTTTCCGATGGCGGTGTTTTTGTAGTGCTGGAGCCCGAACATATTCCACCGGTAGGTACACGCTTGAAAGGGCAGGTACAAGGTTTGATGGAAGATGCACCTGTATTGGAAATGGAAGTGGTGCGTGTAGAGCCCTCCGGTGTGGGCTTGCGTTTTGTTCAAGCAGATTAA